A genomic segment from Polyangium mundeleinium encodes:
- a CDS encoding serine/threonine-protein kinase, translating to MEHPSENTILAFVEGRLVAAEAGRLDDHIDACEPCRLLVIAAARASLTPGSDAEEASPPPAFDDAAPLERGAQLDRYTIADVLGRGGMGIVYAAHDPTLDRKVALKVLRAEVTARVGADIASARLLREARIAARLSHPNVVTIYDVDSHGGQIFIAMEYVDGQPLSAWLEEGPHPTREILERFTQAGRGLVAAHGAGLVHRDFKPANVLLGKDGRVRVSDFGLAGWTGEDASGKATAEGAGTALTRTGALLGTPLYMSPEQHHGERAGPRADQFSFAVALYEALYRRSAFEGKTLDELAASKARGPAEPPGGGEVPEHVRRALLRALRPQQEERFPSMEALLQKLEADPARTRRRAAVAVLAGVLVAAGLVVPAWVVREQQRVCRGAEVKLSGVWDDARRAAVRDAFGASKEPFAAVALGQVERALDAQAAAWVAGHVDACEATRVRGEQAESVLALRMACLDLRAKELKALVDIFSEADSATVGRAVQAVNAMTPVRTCADVAALSGPLPPPDDPALRARIDTTRGQLARGKALYDAAKYPTARALADEVVAEAKAIAHQPLLADALDLLGKLQQSQGAHAEAEATFLASIRAAEAGRHDWQAANGLTSLVFLAGHPLGRPADAHRWAELAAGAIARLGGDAEFEAALAGNEATVYVEEGKLDLALDAASRAHSLEQRLHGDAHLHTAKVKTNLGAALVALGRYAEARGHYQSALATFEGMLGPDHPACATVLNNSVEVHVRLNDLPAARAAAERAFSIRERALGPEHPALATTLLNLAEVRMMERAFADARPRLMRVVAIYEKALGPTHPNLAEPLEKLGELHMDTGEPTAAIPLIERALSLRASGAEGPYKDASTRFLLARALVAAGSDRARAKKLAEEARATYAAGGEAWAAPRAEIVAWLSQR from the coding sequence ATGGAGCACCCTTCCGAGAACACGATCCTCGCATTCGTCGAGGGGCGACTCGTCGCAGCCGAAGCCGGCAGGCTCGACGACCACATCGACGCGTGCGAGCCCTGCCGTTTGTTGGTGATCGCGGCGGCCCGAGCCTCGCTCACGCCGGGGAGCGACGCGGAGGAGGCCTCCCCTCCCCCGGCCTTCGACGACGCGGCCCCGCTGGAGCGCGGCGCACAGCTCGACCGCTACACCATCGCCGACGTGCTCGGCAGAGGCGGCATGGGGATCGTGTACGCCGCACACGATCCAACGCTCGATCGCAAGGTGGCGCTCAAGGTCCTGCGCGCCGAGGTGACCGCGCGCGTTGGAGCCGACATCGCGTCGGCGAGGCTCTTGCGCGAGGCGCGCATCGCCGCGCGGCTCTCGCATCCGAACGTCGTGACGATCTACGACGTCGACAGCCACGGCGGCCAGATCTTCATCGCGATGGAGTACGTCGACGGGCAGCCGCTCTCCGCGTGGCTCGAAGAGGGGCCTCACCCCACCCGCGAGATCCTGGAGCGCTTCACGCAAGCCGGACGAGGGCTCGTGGCGGCCCACGGGGCGGGGCTCGTGCACCGGGATTTCAAGCCCGCCAACGTGCTCCTCGGCAAGGACGGGCGCGTCCGCGTGAGTGATTTCGGCCTCGCAGGCTGGACGGGTGAGGACGCCTCGGGCAAGGCCACGGCCGAGGGGGCGGGCACGGCGCTGACGCGAACGGGCGCGCTCCTCGGGACGCCGCTCTACATGTCCCCGGAGCAGCACCACGGCGAGCGGGCGGGACCACGCGCGGATCAGTTCAGCTTCGCGGTCGCGCTGTACGAGGCGCTGTACCGGCGCTCGGCCTTCGAGGGCAAGACGCTCGACGAGCTCGCGGCAAGCAAGGCCCGAGGGCCCGCCGAGCCGCCCGGCGGCGGAGAGGTGCCGGAGCATGTGCGGCGCGCCCTGCTGCGCGCCCTGCGCCCGCAGCAGGAAGAGCGGTTTCCCTCCATGGAGGCGCTGCTCCAAAAGCTCGAAGCCGACCCCGCGCGCACCCGCCGCCGCGCCGCTGTCGCCGTCCTCGCAGGCGTCCTCGTCGCCGCCGGTCTCGTCGTCCCTGCCTGGGTCGTGCGCGAGCAGCAGCGTGTCTGCCGCGGCGCGGAGGTGAAGCTTTCGGGTGTGTGGGATGATGCGCGGCGAGCCGCCGTGCGCGATGCGTTCGGCGCCTCCAAGGAGCCGTTCGCCGCGGTGGCGCTCGGGCAGGTGGAGCGCGCGCTCGACGCGCAGGCGGCGGCCTGGGTCGCCGGCCATGTCGATGCGTGCGAGGCGACGCGGGTGCGCGGCGAGCAGGCGGAGTCGGTGCTGGCGCTGCGCATGGCCTGCCTCGATCTGCGCGCCAAGGAGCTGAAGGCGCTGGTCGACATCTTCTCCGAGGCGGACAGCGCCACGGTCGGACGCGCCGTGCAGGCCGTGAACGCGATGACCCCGGTGCGCACCTGCGCCGACGTGGCGGCGCTCTCGGGTCCACTCCCGCCGCCGGACGATCCCGCGCTGCGCGCGCGCATCGACACCACACGCGGGCAACTCGCGCGCGGCAAGGCGCTGTACGACGCTGCGAAATACCCGACCGCGCGCGCTCTCGCCGACGAGGTGGTCGCAGAGGCCAAAGCGATCGCCCACCAGCCGCTGCTCGCCGACGCGCTCGACCTCTTGGGAAAGCTGCAACAGTCCCAGGGCGCGCACGCGGAGGCCGAAGCGACGTTCCTCGCGTCGATCCGGGCAGCGGAGGCGGGCCGCCACGATTGGCAGGCCGCGAATGGGCTGACCTCGCTGGTGTTCCTGGCGGGACACCCGCTCGGTCGCCCAGCGGACGCGCACCGGTGGGCGGAGCTCGCCGCGGGGGCAATCGCTCGGCTCGGCGGAGACGCGGAGTTCGAGGCTGCGCTGGCCGGGAACGAAGCGACCGTCTACGTCGAGGAGGGCAAGCTCGACCTGGCGCTCGACGCCGCCTCGCGCGCCCATTCGCTCGAACAGCGGCTGCATGGCGACGCGCATCTCCACACCGCCAAGGTGAAGACCAACCTCGGCGCCGCGCTGGTGGCGCTCGGCCGATATGCCGAGGCGCGCGGCCACTACCAGAGCGCGCTCGCGACGTTCGAAGGGATGCTGGGCCCGGATCATCCGGCCTGCGCGACGGTCCTGAACAACAGCGTGGAGGTCCATGTCCGGCTGAACGATCTGCCGGCGGCGCGCGCAGCGGCCGAGCGGGCCTTCTCCATCCGCGAGCGCGCGCTGGGCCCCGAGCACCCCGCGCTCGCCACCACGCTGCTCAACCTGGCCGAGGTGAGGATGATGGAGCGCGCATTCGCCGATGCCCGCCCTCGGCTCATGCGGGTGGTCGCCATCTACGAGAAGGCCCTCGGGCCCACGCACCCGAACCTCGCCGAGCCGCTGGAAAAGCTGGGCGAGCTGCACATGGACACCGGCGAGCCGACGGCAGCGATCCCGCTGATCGAGCGGGCGCTTTCGTTGCGGGCGTCGGGCGCCGAGGGGCCGTACAAGGACGCGTCGACGAGGTTTTTGCTGGCGCGCGCCCTGGTGGCGGCGGGCAGCGACCGCGCCCGTGCGAAAAAGCTCGCGGAAGAGGCCCGGGCGACTTATGCCGCCGGGGGTGAGGCCTGGGCGGCGCCAAGGGCGGAAATCGTGGCGTGGCTCTCGCAGCGATGA
- a CDS encoding serine/threonine-protein kinase has product MNTGDRLGGKYRLLRQLGAGAMGVVWEALHETTQRRVAIKLLTRPSEDLRHRLLREARICGSIAHRNVIEMYDTGETHEGEPYLVMQLLSGETLAELLRRKRRLEQPLAAQIGRDIARALAAAHAVHVIHRDLKPANVFLHQEAGGDGLVVKVLDFGVAKNLAVNESLVTAVGGAVGSPAYMSPEAIKGARDLDARTDVWSLGVVLFEMLTGTRPFPGGGQEVLIRVVTGNIPRVSEILRHIEPGFDDVVAMCLERDRAKRIASATVVERLLQTYVGPEEGSRVHIGLAERALALPAPAAARPEVPANLEVTEPLARNSPAPIAPMLPWTASPAVDTTMPFSPSSAPKPPVGKAGTAILAPEPAKRITGPRGTALMIDARAALAQAQRATPPPSPPPPPPSVQHVERPVVRSSHAPASQTRKRLPLLGLAVSALVAFGVGVAVILGLAR; this is encoded by the coding sequence ATGAACACCGGGGATCGACTCGGGGGCAAGTACCGCCTCCTGCGCCAGCTCGGCGCGGGTGCCATGGGCGTGGTGTGGGAAGCTCTGCACGAGACCACCCAGCGGCGCGTGGCCATCAAGCTGCTCACCCGGCCCTCCGAGGACCTCCGGCACCGCCTGCTCCGTGAAGCGCGCATTTGCGGATCCATTGCACACCGAAACGTCATCGAGATGTACGACACCGGGGAGACACACGAGGGCGAGCCCTACCTCGTGATGCAGCTCCTCTCCGGCGAAACGCTCGCCGAGCTGCTTCGTCGAAAGCGTCGACTCGAGCAGCCCCTCGCGGCCCAGATCGGGCGCGACATTGCGCGCGCGCTTGCGGCCGCGCACGCCGTGCACGTCATTCACCGAGACCTCAAGCCCGCCAATGTATTTCTCCATCAGGAGGCCGGAGGCGACGGGCTCGTCGTGAAGGTCCTCGATTTCGGGGTCGCCAAGAACCTCGCGGTGAACGAATCCCTCGTGACGGCTGTCGGCGGCGCTGTCGGGTCCCCGGCGTACATGAGCCCGGAGGCCATCAAAGGGGCGCGGGATCTCGACGCCCGCACGGATGTCTGGTCGCTGGGCGTGGTGCTCTTCGAGATGCTCACGGGGACGCGACCTTTTCCCGGCGGTGGACAAGAGGTGCTCATTCGTGTCGTGACCGGCAACATCCCGCGCGTGTCGGAGATCCTGCGCCACATCGAGCCGGGGTTCGATGACGTCGTGGCCATGTGCCTCGAACGTGACCGCGCCAAACGGATTGCGTCCGCCACGGTGGTCGAGCGCCTGCTTCAGACCTACGTGGGACCCGAGGAAGGATCGCGGGTTCACATCGGTCTCGCGGAGCGCGCCCTGGCGCTTCCCGCGCCCGCCGCAGCGCGCCCGGAGGTGCCGGCGAACCTCGAAGTGACGGAACCTTTGGCGAGAAACTCCCCGGCGCCCATTGCACCGATGCTGCCGTGGACGGCGTCGCCGGCGGTGGATACCACGATGCCTTTTTCGCCCTCGTCGGCCCCCAAGCCACCGGTCGGCAAAGCAGGGACGGCGATCCTCGCGCCGGAACCGGCGAAGCGGATCACGGGTCCCCGCGGAACCGCGCTCATGATCGACGCGCGTGCAGCACTCGCGCAGGCGCAGCGGGCCACCCCTCCACCGAGTCCACCGCCGCCGCCGCCATCCGTGCAGCACGTGGAGAGGCCCGTCGTCCGGTCGAGCCATGCGCCGGCGTCGCAGACCCGGAAGCGCTTGCCCCTCCTAGGCCTCGCCGTGAGCGCCCTCGTGGCCTTTGGCGTCGGTGTGGCCGTGATCCTCGGTTTGGCTCGGTAG
- a CDS encoding sigma-70 family RNA polymerase sigma factor, whose protein sequence is MHPDPLPLLSRAFCGCLAPSLAARLGDVDALELRLRALLEEARRAFPDVVVDEAAFIGHLAERIAGEDDIEEALSSVLAADLLLAFACLAGDAAALREIDRRIDVEVHAALRGMAAASELVDEVRSVLGPRLLVGDGGAPKLATYAGLGPLSAWIRVAALRTGISLRRRGRREVRADERALLAAMDPTLDPESRLSRERHAEELREALREAMAALSSRDRNLLRMYYAEGIKLDRLAIMHRVNASTISRWIARAREEVLERTRGGLSARLKLSASQVESLLGLAQSLDVSLESLLGRSAG, encoded by the coding sequence GTGCATCCGGATCCGCTGCCCCTTCTGTCCCGCGCCTTCTGCGGGTGCCTCGCGCCTTCGCTGGCGGCGAGGCTCGGCGACGTCGACGCGCTGGAGCTCCGCTTGCGAGCGTTGCTCGAAGAGGCGCGGCGCGCCTTTCCCGACGTCGTGGTGGACGAGGCGGCATTCATCGGCCATCTCGCGGAGCGCATCGCGGGCGAGGACGACATCGAAGAGGCGCTCTCCAGCGTGCTCGCCGCCGACCTCCTGCTCGCCTTCGCGTGCCTTGCAGGCGACGCCGCTGCGCTACGGGAGATCGACCGGCGCATCGATGTCGAGGTGCACGCCGCGCTCCGGGGGATGGCCGCCGCGTCCGAGCTCGTCGATGAGGTGCGATCGGTGCTTGGCCCCAGGCTGCTCGTGGGCGATGGGGGAGCGCCGAAGCTCGCGACGTACGCCGGGCTCGGGCCGCTCTCGGCGTGGATCCGTGTGGCCGCGCTGCGGACGGGGATCAGCCTGCGCAGGCGCGGGCGGCGCGAGGTGCGCGCGGACGAGCGAGCGCTGCTGGCGGCCATGGATCCGACGCTCGATCCGGAGTCGAGGCTCTCGCGCGAGCGCCACGCGGAGGAGCTACGCGAGGCCCTGCGCGAGGCCATGGCGGCGCTTTCGAGCCGCGACCGCAACCTCTTGCGCATGTACTACGCGGAGGGGATCAAGCTCGACAGGCTGGCGATCATGCACCGCGTGAATGCCTCGACGATCTCCCGCTGGATTGCGCGGGCGCGTGAGGAGGTGCTCGAACGCACGCGCGGCGGCCTCAGCGCGCGCCTGAAGCTCTCCGCCTCGCAGGTCGAGAGCCTGCTTGGCCTGGCCCAATCGCTGGACGTGAGCCTGGAGAGCTTGCTCGGAAGATCGGCTGGCTGA
- a CDS encoding DUF2403 domain-containing lipoprotein, with translation MRKLSRQFVHAALAILACACGSAREEGTGGTGGDGGAGASGSTSSSMSSADTGVGGGLGMHPTEPSTPTRGGTMTFTNVGAPGWWPRRIDRDSGDPACTYKDGTDTWGGHCCMKEQHTTSTTLAPFDEEMTLIMKAIRLKQLAVYQPGADASSWSMISSWDAQSGHGSNLVVTEGQMTSSDFTGDLTKKDCVNYFMQEASFACGDGKDYYCPNDPGINHLGWSGSKLIVFLASMTFDDAGVSKCDGGGQGHAGPWVAFVASELIRDGGRKWNGLCNCYSKTGSVGDGCGEINVFEVVLDNNQYSNREFMSTGVRSYQAGHVGGNVCGEGCDRDAFVDDVEVVDACAKKAYTSGPEIEAGGDAEGCPVWRRPIGDRYFMILLDEKQREIQVAVIHPEKIPAAAAGMLPLLPGALSRNTIDALLSMRLPE, from the coding sequence ATGAGGAAGCTCTCTAGGCAATTCGTTCACGCTGCTCTCGCAATCCTCGCCTGCGCCTGCGGAAGCGCGCGCGAGGAGGGAACGGGTGGCACAGGAGGCGACGGGGGCGCCGGGGCGAGCGGGTCGACATCGAGTTCGATGTCGAGCGCAGACACCGGCGTCGGCGGAGGCCTGGGTATGCACCCCACGGAGCCGAGCACGCCCACGCGGGGTGGGACCATGACCTTCACCAATGTCGGCGCGCCCGGGTGGTGGCCGCGTCGAATCGATCGCGATTCGGGCGATCCGGCCTGTACCTACAAGGACGGCACGGATACCTGGGGCGGGCATTGCTGTATGAAGGAGCAGCACACGACGAGCACCACGCTCGCGCCCTTCGACGAGGAGATGACCCTCATCATGAAGGCCATCCGCCTGAAGCAGCTCGCTGTCTATCAGCCCGGCGCCGACGCGTCTTCCTGGTCGATGATTTCCTCCTGGGACGCGCAGAGCGGTCACGGCTCGAACCTCGTCGTCACCGAAGGGCAGATGACGTCCTCCGACTTCACGGGCGACCTCACGAAGAAGGATTGCGTGAACTATTTCATGCAAGAAGCGTCATTCGCGTGCGGAGACGGGAAAGATTATTATTGCCCGAACGATCCGGGCATCAACCACCTCGGCTGGTCGGGCTCGAAGCTCATCGTGTTCCTTGCGTCGATGACGTTCGATGACGCAGGCGTGAGCAAGTGCGACGGCGGCGGGCAAGGCCACGCGGGCCCGTGGGTGGCGTTCGTCGCGTCCGAGCTGATTCGCGACGGCGGCCGCAAGTGGAACGGGCTCTGCAATTGCTACTCGAAGACGGGCTCGGTCGGCGACGGCTGCGGTGAGATCAACGTCTTCGAGGTGGTGCTCGACAACAATCAATACAGCAACCGCGAGTTCATGAGCACCGGCGTCCGCTCGTACCAAGCCGGTCACGTCGGCGGCAATGTCTGCGGGGAGGGCTGCGACCGCGACGCCTTCGTCGATGACGTCGAGGTCGTCGACGCCTGCGCGAAAAAGGCCTACACGAGCGGCCCCGAGATCGAAGCCGGCGGCGACGCGGAGGGGTGCCCCGTGTGGCGCCGCCCCATCGGCGATCGGTATTTCATGATTCTCCTCGACGAGAAGCAGAGGGAGATCCAGGTCGCGGTCATCCACCCCGAGAAGATCCCCGCTGCCGCCGCCGGGATGCTCCCGTTGCTTCCCGGCGCCCTGTCCCGCAATACGATCGATGCGCTTCTCTCGATGCGCCTTCCCGAGTGA
- a CDS encoding glycoside hydrolase family protein, protein MIHHARTQWLAGAAAMAALVAVAACGSSEPSPGSGNGGSGGSGGSGASMAESSSSSSTGGGPPTSHPTGCKRGVAYGYHSKADMQALSPAVSWWYNWAHEPDEGLKPDVYKMLGVEYVPMVWGGGGLDSARATKIAGEIPDGTSFLLGFNEPNFGEQANLSATQAAALWPHVEAIADARGLALVSPAVNFCGGSCQETDPFKYLDEFFAACEGCRVDYIGIHIYTACQGDGANKARWLINHIETYKTRFDKPFWLTEFACDNAGSLAEQKAFMLDALDYLENEPRIARYAWFSGRPDNVANASLLGDDGVLTELGQAYVDAPQKTCE, encoded by the coding sequence ATGATCCATCATGCACGGACCCAATGGTTGGCGGGAGCGGCGGCAATGGCGGCGCTCGTCGCGGTTGCCGCGTGTGGCTCGAGCGAGCCGTCCCCGGGCTCGGGCAACGGCGGCAGCGGCGGCAGCGGCGGCAGCGGCGCGTCGATGGCCGAAAGCAGCAGCTCCAGCTCGACCGGCGGCGGGCCGCCGACCAGCCATCCCACCGGCTGCAAGCGCGGCGTCGCCTACGGATACCATTCGAAGGCGGACATGCAGGCGCTCTCGCCGGCGGTGTCGTGGTGGTACAACTGGGCGCACGAGCCGGACGAAGGCCTGAAGCCCGACGTGTACAAGATGCTCGGCGTCGAATACGTGCCGATGGTGTGGGGCGGCGGCGGCCTCGACAGCGCGCGAGCCACGAAGATCGCCGGCGAGATCCCCGACGGCACGAGCTTTCTGCTCGGCTTCAACGAACCGAATTTCGGCGAGCAGGCCAATCTGTCGGCGACCCAAGCCGCAGCGCTCTGGCCCCACGTGGAGGCCATCGCCGACGCGCGCGGCCTCGCGCTGGTGTCGCCCGCCGTGAACTTCTGCGGAGGCTCGTGCCAGGAGACGGATCCCTTCAAGTACCTCGACGAGTTCTTCGCCGCCTGCGAGGGGTGCCGCGTCGATTACATCGGCATCCACATCTACACGGCCTGCCAGGGCGACGGGGCGAACAAGGCTCGGTGGCTCATCAACCACATCGAGACGTACAAGACGCGGTTCGACAAACCGTTCTGGCTGACCGAATTCGCTTGCGACAATGCAGGCTCGCTCGCCGAGCAAAAAGCGTTCATGCTCGATGCGCTCGACTACCTGGAGAACGAGCCGCGGATCGCGCGGTACGCGTGGTTCTCGGGTCGCCCGGACAACGTGGCCAATGCGAGCCTGCTGGGGGACGACGGCGTCCTGACGGAGCTCGGCCAGGCGTACGTGGACGCGCCCCAAAAGACCTGCGAGTGA